Proteins encoded together in one Poecile atricapillus isolate bPoeAtr1 chromosome 15, bPoeAtr1.hap1, whole genome shotgun sequence window:
- the HNF4A gene encoding hepatocyte nuclear factor 4-alpha, with amino-acid sequence MRLSKALIDMEMADYSAALDPAYTTLEFENMQVLAMGNDTSPSEAASLNTSSSIGVSTLCAICGDRATGKHYGASSCDGCKGFFRRSVRKNHMYSCRFNRQCVVDKDKRNQCRYCRLKKCFRAGMKKEAVQNERDRISTRRSSYEDSSLPSINALLHAEALAQQISSPVPVLNGDIRGKKIANISDVCESMKQQLLVLVEWAKYIPPFCELPLDDQATLLRAHAGEHLLLGAAKRSMVFKDVLLLGNDHIIPRNCPELVEVNRVAIRILDELVLPFQELQIDDNEYACLKAIIFFDPDAKGLSDPSKIKRMRYQVQVSLEDYINDRQYDSRGRFGELLLLLPVLQSITWQMIEQIQFVKLFGMAKIDNLLQEMLLGGSSSETPHTHHPLHPHLIQENLGTNVIVANTMPPQMHNGQMSTPETPQPSPPAGSGSEQYKLLPGAIATVAKQPTSIPQPAITKQEVI; translated from the exons ATGCGCCTTTCCAAAGCCCTCATAGACATGGAGATGGCAGATTATAGCGCAGCGCTAGACCCGGCATACACCACCCTGGAGTTTGAGAACATGCAGGTGCTGGCTATGGGCAATG ACACATCTCCGTCAGAAGCAGCCAGCCTCAACACTTCCAGCAGCATTGGGGTGAGCACGCTGTGTGCCATCTGCGGGGACCGCGCCACGGGGAAGCACTACGGGGCTTCCAGCTGCGATGGCTGCAAAGGCTTCTTCAGGAGGAGCGTCCGGAAGAACCACATGTACTCCTGCAG GTTTAACAGGCAGTGTGTGGTAGACAAAGACAAAAGAAACCAGTGCCGGTACTGCAGGCTTAAGAAGTGCTTCCGAGCAGGAATGAAGAAGGAAG CTGTACAAAATGAACGGGACCGAATCAGCACCCGCAGATCAAGTTACGAGGACAGCAGCTTGCCCTCCATCAATGCCCTCCTGCACGcagaagccctggcacagcag ATATCATCCCCGGTTCCTGTGCTCAACGGAGACATCCGAGGGAAGAAGATTGCCAATATTTCTGATGTGTGTGAGTCcatgaagcagcagctgctggtgttGGTGGAGTGGGCCAAGTACATCCCCCCATTCTGTGAGCTGCCCCTGGATGACCAGGCAA CACTGCTACGTGCACACGCAGGGGAGCATCTGTTACTGGGAGCTGCCAAGAGGTCCATGGTGTTCAAGGATGTCTTGCTGCTAG GAAATGATCACATCATCCCACGGAACTGCCCCGAGCTGGTGGAGGTGAATCGTGTGGCCATCCGCATCCTGGACGAGCTGGTCCTGcccttccaggagctgcagatAGATGACAATGAATATGCCTGCTTGAAAGCCATCATCTTCTTTGACCCAG ATGCCAAGGGACTGAGCGACCCATCCAAGATCAAGCGGATGCGGTACCAGGTGCAGGTGAGCCTGGAGGATTACATCAACGACCGGCAGTACGACTCGCGGGGCCGCTtcggggagctgctgctgctgctgcccgtgCTGCAGAGCATCACCTGGCAGATGATAGAGCAGATCCAGTTCGTCAAGCTCTTTGGCATGGCTAAGATTGACAAcctgctgcaggagatgctgctgggag GCTCATCAAGTGAAACGCCGCAcacccaccaccccctgcaccCTCATCTGATCCAGGAGAACCTGGGAACAAACGTCATTGTGGCCAACACAATGCCTCCTCAGATGCACAACGGGCAGATGT CTACTCCAGAAACTCCACAGCCTTCTCCACCCGCGGGCTCAGGATCAGAGCAGTAcaagctgctgcctggagccaTTGCAACCGTGGCAAAGCAGCCCACGTCCATCCCACAGCCTGCCATCACAAAACAGGAGGTCATCTAG
- the TTPAL gene encoding alpha-tocopherol transfer protein-like produces MSGESDCTRTSPSAGSPSDNELLPDRPKYVCTLSPDLVTKAREELQEKPEWRLRDVQALRDMVCKDYPSLGTCLDDAFLLRFLRARKFDYDRALQLLVNYHTCRRTWPEVFSNLKPSAIKPVLESGFVTVLPHRDPQGRHVVCIRPDRWTPSNYPITENIRAIYLTLEKLIQSEETQVNGIVILADYKGVSLSKASHFGPFVAKKVIGILQDGFPIRIKAVNIINEPRIFKGIFAIIKPFLKEKIANRFFLHGCDLNSLHQNIPPVILPEEYGGTAGKLDISAWNELLLASEEDFLHDFSELVLPCDSSPHDLLVSGDADEKQCDDSLRGMKPQLYYCY; encoded by the exons ATGTCAGGAGAGAGCGACTGCACGAGGACAAGTCCGTCAGCAGGGTCTCCATCGGACAATGAGCTCCTGCCAGACCGGCCAAAGTATGTTTGTACCCTGTCTCCTGATCTTGTTACCAAAGCCCgggaggagctccaggagaagcCTGAATGGAGGCTCCGTGATGTGCAGGCACTCCGAGATATGGTGTGCAAGGACTATCCTTCCCTGGGGACGTGCCTGGACGATGCTTTTTTGCTAAGGTTCCTCCGAGCCAGGAAGTTTGATTACGATCGAGCGCTTCAGCTCCTGGTGAACTACCACACCTGCAGGAGGACCTGGCCAGAGGTGTTCAGTAACCTGAAGCCATCTGCAATAAAGCCTGTCCTGGAGTCAGGCTTTGTCACTGTGCTGCCTCACCGGGACCCGCAGGGACGCCACGTCGTCTGCATCCGCCCAG ACAGATGGACACCCAGTAATTATCCGATTACTGAGAACATTCGTGCCATATACTTAACCTTAGAAAAACTCATTCAGTCCGAAGAGACCCAGGTGAATGGAATTGTAATCCTGGCAGACTACAAAGGAGTCAGCTTATCTAAGGCGTCTCATTTTGGTCCTTTTGTAGCCAAAAAAGTGATTGGAATTCTTCAG GATGGATTCCCCATTCGAATAAAGGCTGTTAACATAATAAATGAGCCTCGTATATTCAAAGGCATTTTTGCAATCATCAAGccttttctgaaggaaaagatCGCAAACAGG TTTTTTCTTCATGGCTGTGATCTGAATTCCCTTCACCAAAACATTCCTCCAGTGATCCTTCCTGAAGAGTATGGTGGCACTGCAGGCAAGCTGGATATCTCTGCCTGgaatgagctgctgctggcctcTGAAGAGGACTTCCTGCATGATTTCTCAGAGCTGGTGCTCCCATGTGACAGCTCTCCCCATGACCTGCTAGTGAGTGGGGATGCTGATGAAAAGCAGTGTGATGATTCCCTGCGAGGGATGAAACCTCAGCTCTATTACTGTTACTAA